From a single Gimesia fumaroli genomic region:
- a CDS encoding phospholipase D-like domain-containing protein produces the protein MDRSKIRDMLLQTFADFQMTRSERSALSQIFSHITLTDHNLALIRKEAFEIFREHKPATVPDEKSLAWLEDVMKILAKTKSREPDLKSEALFSPRDDCSHRIGRMIDSARKQIDICVFTITDDRVTRAIQEAHQRKVNIRIISDNDKSYDLGSDIEQLSRAGIPVRIDKTEFHMHHKFALFDSEFVLTGSYNWTRSASKNNSENLVITNDPALLLRFESEFEKLWDEFEL, from the coding sequence ATGGATCGTTCAAAAATTCGGGATATGTTGCTGCAAACCTTTGCAGATTTTCAGATGACACGCAGTGAACGCTCCGCATTAAGCCAAATCTTTTCACATATTACCCTCACAGACCATAATCTGGCTCTGATCCGTAAAGAAGCGTTTGAGATTTTTCGGGAGCACAAGCCTGCCACGGTGCCTGATGAGAAGAGCCTGGCCTGGCTGGAAGATGTGATGAAAATTCTGGCAAAGACCAAAAGTCGGGAGCCAGATTTAAAATCAGAAGCGCTCTTCAGTCCTCGTGATGATTGTTCGCATCGTATTGGTCGAATGATTGATTCGGCAAGAAAGCAAATTGATATCTGTGTCTTCACCATCACCGACGACCGAGTCACTCGTGCAATCCAAGAAGCCCATCAGCGTAAAGTCAACATTCGCATTATCTCCGATAATGATAAATCTTATGATCTGGGGTCAGATATCGAACAGCTTTCCCGGGCCGGAATTCCCGTTCGGATTGATAAAACGGAATTTCACATGCACCATAAATTTGCCTTGTTTGACTCTGAATTCGTGTTAACAGGCAGCTATAACTGGACCCGCAGTGCATCAAAAAATAATTCCGAAAACCTGGTTATCACAAATGACCCTGCCCTGTTGTTACGTTTTGAATCTGAGTTTGAAAAACTCTGGGACGAATTTGAACTTTAA
- a CDS encoding peptide chain release factor family protein, with protein sequence MTSADNINLLSGKIHPACLDEDALLKDCKIQHVKRSGPGGQHRNKVETGVVIKHLPTNVMGEASETRQQARNRQAALFRLRVNLAVECRLENIPEHPSTLWKRRLSSGTVKVNLEHHDFPALLAEALDTITHFQFDVKSASQFLGCSSSQLIKFCKKEPRALSWVNQMRQQAGLHSLK encoded by the coding sequence ATGACCTCTGCTGATAACATCAACCTGCTTTCAGGAAAGATCCATCCTGCATGCCTGGACGAAGATGCGTTGCTTAAAGACTGTAAGATCCAGCATGTCAAAAGATCCGGCCCAGGAGGACAGCATCGCAATAAAGTCGAAACCGGCGTTGTGATTAAGCATCTTCCGACAAATGTGATGGGGGAAGCGTCTGAAACACGACAGCAGGCTCGGAATCGTCAGGCGGCATTATTCCGATTGCGGGTCAATCTGGCCGTGGAATGCCGTTTGGAGAACATTCCCGAACACCCTTCGACGCTCTGGAAACGACGCCTCAGTAGTGGAACAGTCAAAGTCAATCTGGAGCATCATGATTTTCCGGCGTTATTAGCGGAAGCGCTCGACACGATTACCCATTTTCAGTTTGATGTGAAATCCGCCAGTCAGTTTCTGGGATGTTCTTCATCCCAATTGATCAAGTTCTGCAAGAAAGAGCCACGCGCGTTGAGCTGGGTGAATCAAATGCGACAGCAGGCGGGACTTCACTCGTTAAAGTAA
- a CDS encoding TIGR01777 family oxidoreductase, protein MKLLISGSSGLVGSLLCQSLDSDSAFEIVRLVRSPSSKGIGTSVIWKPSQDRLSPDLFSGIDAVIHLGGANIANQRWSPEVKQSIYNSRVQSTSLLANTLASLETPPSTFLCASAIGFYGDRGADRLNESSPKGQGFLADVCEAWEHATQPAVKAGIRVVNMRFGMILDQSAGALSKMLTPFKLGVGGKIGAGSQYWSWIALPDVIKAIQFCLQNETMQGPVNFVAPDEVTNLEFTKTLGKVLSRPTFFPVPTFGIKTLFGEMGRELMLSSARVTPEKLQSAGFEFQYAKLEDALRAILSS, encoded by the coding sequence ATGAAACTATTAATCTCAGGTAGCTCTGGACTGGTCGGTTCACTGTTATGTCAGAGCCTGGATTCCGATTCTGCTTTTGAAATCGTGCGGCTGGTTCGTTCTCCTTCTTCGAAGGGGATTGGCACATCCGTGATCTGGAAACCTTCCCAGGATCGTCTCTCTCCGGATTTGTTTTCTGGAATCGATGCCGTAATTCATCTGGGAGGGGCAAATATTGCAAATCAACGCTGGTCTCCTGAAGTCAAACAATCGATTTACAACAGTCGTGTGCAATCGACCAGTCTGCTGGCCAATACGCTGGCTTCACTGGAAACGCCGCCATCTACATTTTTGTGCGCTTCGGCGATTGGCTTTTACGGCGATCGTGGAGCAGACCGACTCAATGAAAGCAGCCCCAAAGGGCAGGGGTTCCTGGCGGATGTGTGTGAAGCCTGGGAGCATGCGACTCAACCCGCAGTAAAAGCTGGGATTCGTGTCGTGAATATGCGGTTTGGAATGATTCTGGATCAATCAGCGGGAGCCCTCTCCAAAATGCTGACGCCGTTCAAACTGGGAGTCGGTGGGAAAATTGGCGCGGGTTCACAATATTGGAGCTGGATCGCCTTACCCGATGTCATCAAGGCGATTCAATTCTGCCTGCAAAATGAAACGATGCAAGGACCGGTTAACTTTGTTGCCCCAGATGAAGTAACCAATCTGGAGTTCACAAAAACGTTAGGCAAAGTTTTGTCGCGTCCCACATTTTTTCCGGTTCCCACTTTTGGAATCAAAACCCTGTTCGGTGAAATGGGGCGGGAACTGATGCTCAGTAGTGCCCGTGTTACTCCTGAGAAACTTCAGTCTGCCGGTTTCGAATTCCAATATGCAAAACTGGAAGATGCGCTGCGCGCCATATTGTCAAGCTAA
- the epmB gene encoding EF-P beta-lysylation protein EpmB — translation MTSTLSESTWQKSLAQAIRDPRELISQLKLPESLLLPALDTVQSFPLMVPLSYLNRIEPGNPEDPLLKQVLPVDRENQTVPGFSDDAVGDLQVRPTPGILHKYQGRALLMVSGACAINCRYCFRRHYPYSNEPRTLAEWEPVWDALSADSSIQEVILSGGDPLLLTDLRLQDLCNRIAGIPHVKRLRIHSRLPVVLPDRIHPGLLELFQRLSENGTLVWMVIHANHPNEIAQDVETALKQLVSAGIPVLNQSVLLKGINDSVDELVSLSERLINLGVTPYYLHQLDRVAGAAHFEVPEEQGRAIIRELRTRLPGYAVPQYVREIAGEAHKVSLLG, via the coding sequence ATGACCTCGACGCTTTCAGAATCCACCTGGCAAAAGTCACTCGCACAGGCCATTCGTGACCCCCGGGAACTGATTTCCCAGCTCAAACTCCCCGAATCGCTGTTACTCCCGGCCCTCGATACTGTTCAGTCGTTTCCACTCATGGTCCCTTTGAGCTATCTGAATCGCATTGAGCCAGGCAATCCAGAAGACCCGCTTCTCAAGCAGGTTCTGCCTGTTGATCGTGAAAATCAGACCGTTCCGGGGTTTTCTGATGACGCGGTCGGTGATCTGCAAGTTCGCCCCACGCCGGGGATTTTACATAAATACCAGGGCCGCGCCCTGTTAATGGTGAGCGGGGCCTGTGCCATCAACTGCCGATACTGTTTTCGCAGGCATTATCCCTACAGCAATGAGCCGCGCACGCTGGCTGAGTGGGAACCAGTCTGGGATGCACTCAGCGCAGATTCATCGATCCAGGAAGTAATCCTGAGTGGAGGAGACCCACTTTTACTGACTGATCTTCGACTACAGGATCTCTGCAACCGAATCGCGGGGATTCCGCATGTGAAACGGTTGCGGATTCATAGTCGCCTGCCCGTGGTGCTGCCTGATCGAATTCACCCTGGTTTGCTGGAACTATTTCAACGACTCTCAGAAAACGGAACGCTCGTCTGGATGGTGATTCACGCCAACCACCCGAATGAAATTGCACAAGATGTTGAAACTGCACTCAAACAACTTGTTTCCGCAGGGATTCCGGTTCTGAATCAATCCGTATTACTAAAAGGCATCAATGATTCAGTTGACGAGCTCGTCAGTCTCTCGGAGCGATTAATCAATCTGGGAGTGACACCGTACTACCTGCATCAACTGGACCGCGTTGCCGGTGCTGCGCACTTTGAAGTGCCTGAAGAGCAGGGGAGAGCGATCATCCGCGAGTTACGCACCCGGCTGCCAGGTTATGCTGTACCACAATATGTACGAGAAATCGCTGGGGAAGCTCATAAAGTTTCGTTACTCGGTTGA
- a CDS encoding DUF58 domain-containing protein yields MNHRLLEFWQKRAEWRPGLVVMLVTAFVFTYTFQAPVTLGRFHHNLPLILRILSGSIFLWGFQQVLISFFPKLKRYQLKRIGRNRVSLPRDGVVYLLIMMVLFVGSVLSRENMLMLVFAMMTGPFVLNGWITYSMLKKIKLKRIIPQRVMVGETFTAEIILENNKRLIAAYLMEVNDSFTNRNDKLEASVVFRRVGPRQKLSAHYYAKLSQRGIYQFGPLQVSTRYPLGLVKRGAVFSEFSEIIVHPQIGRLSTNWADDFFSIAELAQQNQSRRGVFDDEFNHIREYRSGDSQRSIHWRSSARQGELMVQEYHQNRNYDLIIGLDLWLPSYFNAEQAERVEWAISFVGTLCREHLRYSRDTKLTLVSQGKTLELLEVGIGSMGLEYLLDFLATLEPGKSQTEGEFAKLISQMSSPRSRTVLLTTRDESGIKKHNRLQTIFEEQGVEVHGQWRMIEAAPEILSRWLVLETD; encoded by the coding sequence ATGAATCATCGATTACTCGAATTCTGGCAAAAACGTGCGGAATGGCGTCCGGGGCTGGTTGTCATGCTCGTTACTGCGTTTGTTTTCACCTACACATTCCAGGCTCCAGTCACTTTGGGGCGATTTCATCACAATTTGCCTTTGATCCTGAGGATCCTGTCGGGCAGCATCTTTCTCTGGGGGTTTCAGCAGGTTCTGATTTCTTTCTTTCCGAAATTAAAACGCTATCAGTTAAAACGGATCGGTCGAAATCGTGTTTCTCTCCCGCGAGATGGTGTCGTCTATTTATTGATCATGATGGTACTTTTCGTGGGGTCTGTGCTTTCGCGCGAAAATATGTTAATGCTGGTGTTTGCGATGATGACGGGGCCTTTTGTTTTAAATGGCTGGATCACCTACAGCATGCTGAAGAAGATTAAATTAAAGCGAATCATTCCTCAGAGAGTGATGGTTGGCGAGACCTTTACCGCTGAGATCATTTTAGAGAATAATAAACGACTCATCGCAGCTTATTTAATGGAAGTAAATGATTCGTTCACAAATCGCAATGACAAACTGGAAGCCTCGGTTGTTTTCAGACGCGTTGGTCCCCGCCAGAAATTATCTGCGCACTACTATGCGAAATTGAGCCAAAGAGGGATTTATCAGTTTGGCCCGTTACAGGTCTCAACACGTTATCCATTGGGGCTGGTCAAACGAGGTGCTGTATTCTCCGAATTCAGTGAAATTATTGTTCATCCACAAATCGGTAGATTAAGCACGAATTGGGCCGATGACTTTTTTTCAATCGCAGAACTGGCTCAGCAGAATCAGAGTCGACGTGGTGTGTTTGATGATGAGTTCAACCATATTCGCGAATACCGATCTGGTGACAGCCAACGATCGATTCACTGGAGAAGTTCTGCCCGTCAAGGAGAATTGATGGTCCAGGAATACCACCAAAATCGTAATTATGACCTGATCATCGGTCTGGATTTATGGTTACCATCCTACTTCAATGCAGAACAGGCTGAGCGTGTGGAATGGGCCATCAGTTTTGTGGGAACACTTTGCAGAGAACATTTGCGATACAGCCGCGACACGAAACTGACTTTGGTTTCCCAGGGGAAAACGCTGGAACTGTTAGAAGTCGGCATTGGTTCAATGGGACTGGAATATTTATTGGATTTTCTGGCAACCCTGGAACCAGGCAAGTCGCAGACAGAGGGCGAATTTGCAAAATTAATTTCACAAATGAGTTCCCCACGCTCGCGAACGGTTTTACTCACAACGCGTGATGAAAGTGGGATCAAAAAACACAATCGCTTGCAAACCATTTTTGAGGAACAGGGAGTCGAAGTCCATGGGCAATGGAGAATGATTGAAGCGGCCCCTGAAATACTATCCCGCTGGCTTGTTCTGGAAACAGATTGA
- the efp gene encoding elongation factor P yields MPQISTGDFRKGVKVIVEGDPYEMIEVNFVKPGKGQALYKTKLRNLLKGTILDRTYKSGGESLEQADIRKGDGQFLYKDANGLHFMDNETYEQYTIEESVCGNAAEYLLDGAICSLLFWNDQLIGMDPPQQVIVEVTYTEPAAKGNTATNVTKPATIETGATVNVPAFINVGEKIKVDTATGSYVERIRD; encoded by the coding sequence ATGCCACAAATCAGTACAGGCGATTTTCGTAAGGGCGTTAAGGTGATCGTCGAAGGTGATCCTTATGAAATGATCGAAGTCAATTTCGTCAAACCAGGCAAAGGCCAAGCCTTGTACAAAACGAAACTGCGAAATTTGCTCAAAGGAACCATTCTCGATCGTACTTACAAAAGTGGTGGTGAGAGCCTGGAACAAGCTGATATCCGCAAAGGCGATGGACAGTTTCTCTACAAAGATGCGAACGGGCTGCATTTCATGGACAATGAAACGTATGAACAATATACCATTGAGGAATCGGTCTGTGGAAATGCCGCAGAATATCTTCTGGATGGGGCGATCTGCAGCCTGTTATTTTGGAATGATCAGCTGATTGGAATGGACCCGCCTCAGCAGGTGATTGTGGAAGTGACTTACACGGAACCAGCCGCCAAAGGGAACACGGCAACGAACGTGACGAAGCCAGCCACGATTGAAACAGGGGCTACGGTTAATGTGCCGGCCTTTATCAATGTGGGTGAAAAAATCAAAGTTGATACCGCGACTGGTTCGTATGTAGAACGAATTCGCGATTAG
- the miaB gene encoding tRNA (N6-isopentenyl adenosine(37)-C2)-methylthiotransferase MiaB, which yields MSQIDQTSNFDAEQIPVNATEVEPDVVTDHNHKLYIETVGCQMNMLDSELVVADLRKRGYELTQDVKEAETILFNTCSVREHAEHKIYSSLGRLRYGARKNPKKVIGVMGCMAQKDQKLIFQKAPQVDFVVGTGQLAQVSGLIDKARVHHSKSERSRELAVGLGRKDGKLAEITNSFQSYDPLRDPEMRPSPYQAFVRIMIGCDKFCSYCVVPSTRGPEQSRSPREILSEVKVLADQGVKEVTLLGQTVNSYKHTQDGKLFRLSDLLYLIHDVEGISRIKFVTSYPKDMTNDLLEAIRDLPKATRYLHVPLQHGCNDVLKIMKRGYTVEDYRDMMQRVNEILPGCSVSSDFIVGHPGETEESHQKSLESIREFRFKNSFIFKYSERPGTKAAERLQDDIPDEVKKRRNNEMLKLQNEVSEEDNAEFIGKEVEVLVEGPSKSALKASEDAGDTLAEQLMGRSNCDRIVVFDGNPRLAGTLARVEIFDVTPTTLIGSIVTKEFQHNPGSSLPILQ from the coding sequence ATGTCTCAGATCGATCAAACAAGTAACTTCGATGCAGAGCAGATTCCTGTCAATGCGACAGAAGTCGAGCCAGATGTTGTGACAGACCATAACCATAAGCTCTATATTGAAACCGTGGGCTGCCAGATGAATATGCTGGACAGCGAACTGGTGGTCGCAGACCTTCGCAAACGGGGATATGAACTCACGCAGGATGTAAAAGAAGCAGAGACGATTCTATTCAATACTTGCAGTGTTCGCGAACATGCAGAGCATAAAATCTACAGCTCTTTAGGCCGACTGCGATATGGTGCCCGAAAAAACCCGAAGAAAGTCATCGGAGTCATGGGCTGTATGGCACAGAAAGATCAAAAACTGATCTTTCAAAAAGCCCCCCAGGTCGATTTTGTCGTGGGGACAGGCCAGCTGGCGCAAGTTTCCGGACTGATCGATAAAGCACGCGTTCATCACAGTAAAAGTGAGCGCAGCCGTGAACTTGCCGTAGGCTTAGGCCGCAAAGATGGCAAGCTGGCTGAGATCACCAACAGTTTCCAAAGCTATGATCCCCTGCGTGATCCGGAAATGCGCCCCTCACCCTATCAGGCGTTTGTGCGGATTATGATTGGCTGTGATAAATTTTGCTCCTATTGTGTTGTGCCTTCAACACGAGGACCGGAACAGAGCCGTTCCCCTCGCGAAATTCTCTCGGAAGTCAAAGTCCTCGCTGATCAGGGGGTGAAAGAAGTCACGCTGCTGGGACAGACAGTTAACAGCTATAAACATACACAAGATGGCAAACTGTTTCGGCTTTCTGATCTGCTGTATCTGATTCACGATGTCGAGGGGATTTCACGCATCAAATTCGTCACCAGTTATCCCAAAGATATGACGAACGATCTTCTGGAAGCGATCCGTGATCTCCCCAAAGCGACGCGTTATCTGCATGTTCCCCTGCAGCATGGCTGCAACGATGTATTAAAAATCATGAAGCGAGGCTACACCGTTGAGGATTACCGCGACATGATGCAGCGGGTCAACGAAATTCTGCCTGGCTGTTCTGTCTCCAGCGACTTTATTGTCGGGCATCCGGGAGAAACGGAAGAATCACATCAGAAAAGCCTGGAGTCAATTCGGGAGTTTCGCTTCAAGAACAGCTTTATTTTCAAATACAGCGAGCGACCGGGGACCAAAGCAGCAGAGCGTTTACAGGATGACATTCCGGACGAAGTCAAGAAACGCCGCAACAACGAAATGTTGAAGCTGCAAAATGAAGTCAGCGAAGAAGATAACGCCGAGTTTATTGGCAAAGAAGTCGAGGTTCTTGTCGAAGGGCCCAGTAAATCAGCACTGAAAGCCAGTGAAGACGCCGGTGACACTCTGGCCGAACAGTTGATGGGACGTTCCAACTGTGATCGCATCGTTGTCTTTGACGGCAATCCGCGATTAGCGGGTACTCTGGCTCGTGTGGAAATCTTTGACGTGACGCCAACCACGTTAATTGGATCGATCGTCACGAAAGAGTTTCAACATAACCCAGGCTCCTCGCTTCCGATTCTGCAGTAA
- a CDS encoding sulfatase family protein produces the protein MRLTNMLKGIFFLFSVFLWTGSVIQAAEKSARPNVLVILVDDLGYGDLSSYGASDLKSPQIDQLISRGMKFTNFYANCPVCSPTRAALLTGRYQDLVGVPGVIRTHPENSWGYLLPTAITLADVFHQAGYYTGIIGKWHLGLESPNTPNERGFDHFHGFLGDMMDDYYQHRRHNVNYMRLNQKTIDPKGHATDLFTDWACEFLQQQASSQKPFFLYLAYNAPHTPIQPPEEWVEKVVRREPGIDPKRAKLVALIEHLDAGIGKVIQTLDQAGLSESTIIVFSSDNGGQLSVGANNGNLRDGKQSVYEGGLKVPTGVVWKNRIAPQSQSDFMAMSMDLFPTVCEAAGITVPAGLDAVSFLPILEGKSQTPLRRDWFFRRREGGTRYGGKTIEAVRSGDWKLLQNSPFAPLELYNLKLDPLEQNNLAGKNRNKFNQMSALLRAEIQRYGSVPWQKPISKTSPSE, from the coding sequence ATGCGTCTAACAAATATGCTCAAAGGGATATTTTTCCTGTTTTCAGTTTTTCTCTGGACGGGGTCTGTGATTCAAGCAGCAGAAAAGTCAGCCAGACCGAATGTGCTGGTGATTTTGGTGGATGATTTAGGCTATGGTGATTTGAGTAGCTATGGTGCCTCAGATCTGAAATCGCCGCAGATCGATCAGCTGATTAGCCGCGGGATGAAATTCACCAATTTTTATGCAAACTGTCCTGTATGCTCTCCGACGCGAGCAGCTTTATTGACCGGGCGCTATCAAGACCTGGTCGGCGTTCCGGGAGTCATCAGAACACATCCCGAGAACAGTTGGGGATACTTATTGCCAACGGCAATCACATTAGCAGATGTGTTTCATCAGGCAGGCTATTATACAGGCATCATCGGGAAGTGGCATCTGGGGCTGGAATCTCCCAACACACCGAATGAACGTGGTTTTGATCACTTCCATGGATTTCTCGGTGACATGATGGATGATTATTACCAGCACCGCAGACATAATGTGAATTACATGCGACTCAATCAGAAGACGATTGATCCAAAGGGACATGCCACTGACCTGTTTACAGACTGGGCCTGTGAATTTCTACAGCAACAGGCATCAAGCCAAAAGCCGTTTTTTTTGTATCTGGCTTACAATGCACCCCATACTCCTATTCAGCCTCCGGAAGAGTGGGTTGAAAAAGTTGTTCGACGTGAACCCGGTATTGATCCTAAACGCGCGAAGCTGGTTGCACTAATTGAACACCTGGATGCTGGAATCGGAAAAGTCATTCAGACACTGGATCAAGCGGGTTTAAGCGAAAGTACGATCATCGTATTCAGCTCTGATAACGGCGGACAATTAAGCGTGGGCGCGAATAATGGAAATCTTCGTGATGGTAAACAGAGCGTTTACGAAGGGGGACTGAAAGTTCCTACTGGTGTTGTCTGGAAAAATCGAATCGCCCCCCAGTCTCAAAGCGACTTCATGGCAATGAGCATGGACTTGTTTCCGACGGTGTGTGAAGCAGCTGGAATTACGGTTCCTGCCGGATTGGATGCGGTCAGTTTTTTGCCAATCCTTGAAGGCAAGAGCCAAACCCCGTTACGCCGGGACTGGTTCTTTCGCCGACGAGAAGGAGGAACGCGGTACGGAGGAAAGACGATTGAGGCAGTGAGAAGCGGTGATTGGAAGCTGCTGCAGAACAGTCCCTTCGCACCGCTGGAGCTTTACAACTTAAAATTAGATCCGCTGGAGCAAAATAATCTAGCCGGGAAAAACCGAAATAAGTTCAACCAGATGTCGGCACTTTTGCGGGCTGAGATCCAGCGTTATGGCAGCGTGCCCTGGCAGAAACCAATCTCGAAGACATCGCCATCTGAATGA
- a CDS encoding leucine-rich repeat domain-containing protein, whose translation MLNLITKPLAIRLSSEVCLIMICLLAGGCGKTHDPNSKAVTEFVLKAGGKVIPVNSDLPIDTPGKIPEGDFAVREIDLTDTKIKDLDMKKIVDLPYLESLNLHGTNLTDKGLAELSGLPELKSLEIAYTRVGDEEVSKLTRFPKLRKIFLYGTALKPQTIEDLKSNLRGCVIYK comes from the coding sequence ATGCTGAACCTGATCACCAAGCCGTTAGCTATCAGACTCTCTTCTGAAGTCTGTTTAATCATGATCTGCCTTCTGGCCGGTGGTTGTGGAAAGACTCATGACCCAAACAGCAAGGCAGTGACAGAATTTGTTCTAAAGGCCGGAGGAAAAGTCATTCCAGTCAATAGTGATCTTCCCATCGACACTCCGGGAAAAATACCGGAAGGAGATTTTGCTGTTCGCGAGATCGATTTAACAGATACCAAAATCAAAGATCTAGACATGAAAAAGATTGTCGATTTACCATATCTAGAGTCGCTTAATCTTCATGGGACCAATCTGACTGATAAAGGTCTGGCAGAGCTCTCGGGATTACCAGAACTAAAATCATTAGAAATAGCCTACACTCGCGTCGGTGATGAAGAAGTCAGCAAGCTCACTCGGTTTCCCAAATTAAGAAAGATCTTTCTCTACGGAACCGCCTTAAAACCTCAGACGATCGAAGACCTCAAATCGAATTTACGCGGCTGTGTGATTTACAAATAG